A single candidate division SR1 bacterium Aalborg_AAW-1 DNA region contains:
- the rssA gene encoding NTE family protein RssA yields the protein MQKNKQSCHLVLSGGGVRGFAHVGVYKALHEHGYIISSISGTSMGSLVGAMIASGLSPYEIESLSTSKSLRKFLDINLSNWGGFFSLNKVMELLQLATQVDVIEDLSLPLCVCVTDVQLAQPRYFAQGDLKKIISASCAVPGLFDPIEYDNTLFIDGGVTDNFPMQGMLHQDQYMIGVHVNPLPKLDDYTIKDIPTRAVEIMLGRAVRDCQSQCDIFIEPPALCQINQSLFVDPSEIIQIGYQYATQLLSQKQ from the coding sequence ATGCAGAAGAATAAACAGTCTTGTCATCTTGTGCTGTCGTGATGATGAGTCAGGGGATTTGCTCATGTAGGCGTGTACAAAGCTCTTCATGAGCATGGTTATATTATAAGCAGTATATCATGAACGAGTATGGGATCATTAGTAGGAGCGATGATTGCTTCTGGCTTGTCTCCTTATGAAATAGAATCACTTAGTACTAGTAAATCTCTTCGAAAATTTTTAGATATCAATTTGAGTAATTGGTGATGATTTTTTTCCTTAAATAAGGTAATGGAATTGCTTCAATTAGCGACACAAGTTGATGTAATTGAAGATTTATCTTTACCTTTGTGTGTCTGTGTAACTGATGTACAGTTAGCTCAACCACGTTATTTTGCTCAATGAGATCTTAAAAAAATTATTAGTGCGTCTTGTGCAGTACCATGATTATTTGATCCTATTGAATATGATAATACGCTTTTTATAGATGGTGGTGTGACTGATAACTTCCCAATGCAATGAATGCTTCATCAAGATCAATATATGATATGAGTACATGTTAATCCACTACCAAAGTTAGATGATTATACTATTAAAGATATACCAACGAGAGCTGTAGAGATTATGCTATGACGTGCAGTGCGTGATTGTCAATCACAATGTGATATCTTTATAGAACCACCAGCATTATGTCAGATCAATCAATCTCTTTTTGTTGATCCATCTGAAATTATTCAAATATGATATCAGTATGCTACTCAATTATTATCTCAAAAACAATAA
- a CDS encoding Dual-action HEIGH metallo-peptidase has protein sequence MKKIFLRVIPVILVLFCSAVFFLSCSQDDNDIVIPQDELAISDPQIKKEIEFMREKNIITEDLYQQWLTSKRSDILDEWDVLINEKGTIRHDEAYRVKYPLNSHQSKSGMSRIDNTLIDRRIIQDSMKESESSVLSRMKRWKHMYGSSGGTITLRVFTSDGGGRLKVTTAWRLALNNAVAKWNALGLKVKFAVVNATNTNIVGGYVNVYMKNLGDSGIFAQTLTPGTPGYFGEIMEINTSSSPHPDVNGKITVLVHELGHAVGFMHTDEAANGVNIFNTAVTCNEYSDNNSFMYNGSYYNQIFTDFSTCDKQNLQYYWGYGSTLS, from the coding sequence GAAAAAAATTTTTTTACGGGTAATTCCCGTTATTCTCGTTTTATTCTGTAGTGCTGTGTTTTTTTTGTCTTGTTCGCAAGATGATAATGATATTGTTATCCCTCAAGATGAATTAGCTATCTCTGATCCTCAAATTAAAAAAGAGATAGAGTTTATGAGAGAGAAAAATATCATTACCGAAGATCTGTATCAGCAATGGCTTACTTCAAAAAGGTCAGATATACTTGATGAATGGGACGTTCTGATTAATGAAAAAGGTACAATAAGACATGATGAAGCTTATCGTGTCAAATATCCTTTAAACTCTCATCAATCTAAAAGTGGTATGTCTAGAATTGATAATACTCTTATAGACAGAAGAATTATTCAAGATTCAATGAAAGAATCTGAATCATCAGTATTAAGTCGAATGAAGCGTTGGAAGCATATGTATGGATCATCAGGAGGTACAATTACTCTTCGAGTATTTACAAGTGATGGAGGTGGACGATTAAAAGTCACTACTGCATGGAGACTAGCCCTTAACAATGCAGTTGCAAAATGGAATGCATTAGGTTTAAAAGTTAAATTTGCTGTAGTGAACGCAACTAATACGAATATTGTTGGTGGCTATGTCAATGTGTACATGAAAAATTTGGGCGATTCTGGTATTTTTGCTCAAACATTAACTCCAGGTACACCAGGATATTTTGGTGAAATAATGGAGATAAATACTTCTAGTTCTCCACATCCTGATGTAAATGGTAAAATAACTGTGTTGGTTCATGAATTGGGACATGCTGTTGGTTTTATGCATACAGATGAAGCTGCTAATGGCGTTAATATATTTAATACTGCTGTTACTTGTAACGAATATTCAGACAATAATTCATTTATGTATAATGGTAGTTATTACAATCAAATATTTACAGATTTTAGCACTTGTGATAAACAGAATCTCCAATATTATTGGGGATACTGATCAACTTTGTCATAA
- the yhaI gene encoding Inner membrane protein YhaI: protein MSDQQVPVSPSSDVKTPEQMIQDVKNSVSDTANSVLGEGTVDNFKQTATQVTATVGQVTNVVTDQVEHLSQKVGGQEFVGEVKDMVNPITDVVLDVIKIAFFLKPQQRISRGQYIIGSLSVVVVVGLFVSLLGVIIGPLGVGLGSLLIAIPLINLAIRRFHDLNKSGRWAISVVVPLVGWIMPSLFQGVNENNTYGPDPLLTQKADLTTYVITALSLLILSSIVTTVLGFLGLRVREPQVDVTDPNTISNQIGGGTNTFQQPVNTTKNSATNTVNQATNNLR from the coding sequence ATGTCTGATCAACAAGTACCAGTATCTCCATCTTCTGACGTTAAAACACCAGAACAGATGATTCAGGATGTGAAAAATTCTGTATCAGATACAGCAAATTCAGTACTAGGTGAGGGAACTGTGGATAATTTTAAACAAACTGCTACTCAAGTCACAGCTACAGTAGGGCAAGTAACTAATGTGGTAACTGACCAAGTAGAACATCTTTCTCAAAAAGTATGATGACAAGAATTTGTAGGAGAAGTAAAAGATATGGTTAATCCTATTACTGATGTGGTTCTTGATGTTATAAAAATAGCATTCTTCTTGAAACCACAGCAAAGAATATCTCGTTGACAATATATTATTGGAAGTTTGTCAGTAGTCGTTGTAGTAGGATTGTTTGTCTCTTTGTTGGGAGTAATTATATGACCATTAGGAGTATGATTATGATCATTGTTGATAGCTATACCACTCATTAATCTTGCCATCAGAAGATTTCATGATTTGAATAAATCAGGGCGATGGGCAATTTCAGTAGTAGTTCCATTGGTTGGTTGGATTATGCCATCATTATTTCAGTGAGTAAACGAAAATAATACTTATGGTCCAGATCCCTTGCTTACTCAAAAGGCAGATCTTACAACCTATGTTATTACTGCACTTTCTTTATTGATTTTATCAAGTATTGTTACTACTGTTCTTGGTTTTTTATGACTCCGTGTGAGAGAGCCTCAAGTAGATGTTACAGATCCTAATACTATTAGTAATCAAATAGGAGGAGGTACAAATACTTTCCAACAACCAGTGAATACCACTAAAAATTCTGCAACAAATACTGTAAATCAAGCAACAAACAATTTAAGATAA
- the pnp gene encoding Polyribonucleotide nucleotidyltransferase, with translation MAITKRTPNEIRNSYEISGQNFTFASGILAPQADSAVTVQFGDNVLLFTVVMEKHPRPELDFLPLTIDYREMFSAGGKIGGAAYRRREAKPSDNCILYARLTDRALRPLFPKGMINPVVISVTPLSLDGTQDLGVMSLIGSSLATMMAGIPLKGPVGAVRIGRIDGEFIINPTLEQIETGEMNLICAGKKGSINMIELDAKQVSDEIIKQAFLLAQTKIDEMCDIQSQYLTSFSVTPREVVYNKPSQALLDYVRNLYSDEIKAGMIGNTKVSFNDKFYEFERMVMEDAKASIEDDTIEDFTTSKVKMAVFQVIKDVIRDRTLHEGLRVDNRSMTDIRPLFTQVDTVPRVHGSGLFRRGDTQVLSTVTLGSPGDALLIDDMEHTDKEQRYFHHYNFPPFSTGDAQAIRFLSRREVGHGKLAEKALEHVLPSKEEFGYTIRVVSDCLASGGSTSMGATCGSTLSLLAAGVPLKAPVSGVAMGLMTEQDDEGHITNYKILTDLMGTEDFIGDMDFKVAGTRDGITAIQLDTKVGGLTMEIIHNTIDLAHTGRNEIMDVMLETISTHRSQLSPYAPKMVVFKINPDKVKMVIGKGGEMIDKIIELSGGVKIDFEDDGTCYVAHMDQDKIDKAIELIKDIAEDLPLNTVIEGKIAKVEAFGFFVDLPKKQSGLIHVSQLGELGKPTVSAHFKPGQFVKVIATGTDDKGRLQLKMAS, from the coding sequence ATGGCTATTACCAAAAGAACTCCAAACGAAATCCGTAATTCTTATGAGATTAGCGGTCAGAATTTTACTTTTGCATCTGGAATACTAGCACCACAAGCTGATAGTGCAGTGACGGTACAATTTGGTGATAATGTATTACTATTTACTGTTGTGATGGAAAAACATCCTCGTCCAGAACTTGATTTTCTCCCTCTCACTATCGATTATAGAGAGATGTTTTCTGCTGGTGGTAAGATCGGTGGTGCTGCTTATAGAAGAAGAGAAGCAAAACCTTCTGATAATTGTATTTTGTATGCGAGATTGACTGATAGAGCACTCAGACCCTTGTTTCCTAAAGGAATGATTAACCCTGTTGTTATTTCAGTTACTCCGTTATCCTTAGATGGTACTCAGGATTTGTGAGTGATGTCATTGATTGGTTCATCACTGGCTACGATGATGGCTTGAATCCCATTGAAGTGACCAGTGGGTGCTGTACGTATTGGACGTATCGATGGAGAATTTATCATCAATCCTACTCTTGAACAGATTGAAACTGGTGAGATGAATCTTATTTGTGCTGGTAAGAAATGATCGATTAATATGATAGAATTGGATGCAAAACAAGTATCTGATGAAATTATCAAACAGGCATTTCTACTCGCTCAGACGAAGATCGACGAGATGTGCGATATTCAGAGTCAGTATCTAACTTCTTTTTCTGTTACTCCTAGAGAAGTGGTCTATAATAAACCATCACAAGCGCTTCTAGACTATGTACGTAATTTGTATAGTGATGAGATTAAAGCTGGTATGATAGGTAATACGAAAGTATCCTTTAATGATAAATTTTATGAGTTTGAGCGTATGGTGATGGAAGATGCGAAAGCATCGATAGAAGATGATACGATAGAAGATTTTACAACATCTAAAGTAAAAATGGCTGTCTTTCAAGTCATTAAAGATGTGATCCGTGATCGTACGTTACATGAAGGACTCAGAGTAGATAATAGATCAATGACTGATATTAGACCATTATTTACGCAAGTAGATACAGTTCCTAGAGTACATGGATCAGGATTGTTCCGAAGATGAGATACGCAAGTATTATCAACGGTAACCTTAGGATCGCCATGAGATGCTCTTTTGATTGATGATATGGAACATACTGATAAAGAACAAAGATATTTTCACCATTATAATTTTCCTCCATTTTCTACCTGAGATGCTCAAGCGATCAGATTTCTCTCTCGTAGAGAAGTAGGTCATGGAAAATTGGCTGAAAAAGCACTTGAACATGTCTTGCCATCGAAAGAAGAATTTGGATATACGATTAGAGTAGTGAGTGACTGTCTTGCATCTGGAGGTTCTACTTCTATGGGTGCTACGTGTTGATCGACGTTATCTCTTTTAGCTGCAGGAGTACCTTTGAAAGCTCCTGTGTCTGGAGTTGCGATGGGTTTGATGACAGAACAAGATGATGAAGGACATATTACAAACTATAAGATCTTGACTGATCTTATGGGTACTGAAGATTTTATTGGAGATATGGATTTTAAAGTGGCTGGTACGAGAGATGGTATCACTGCGATCCAATTAGATACAAAAGTCGGTGGTCTGACTATGGAGATTATTCACAATACCATTGATCTTGCTCATACAGGTCGTAATGAGATCATGGATGTTATGTTGGAGACCATTTCAACACACAGATCGCAACTTAGTCCTTATGCACCGAAGATGGTAGTCTTTAAGATTAATCCAGATAAAGTGAAAATGGTAATCGGTAAAGGAGGTGAGATGATTGATAAGATTATAGAATTGTCTGGAGGAGTGAAGATTGATTTTGAAGATGATGGAACGTGTTATGTTGCTCATATGGATCAAGATAAGATCGATAAAGCTATTGAACTTATTAAAGATATAGCAGAAGATCTACCATTGAATACGGTGATTGAGGGAAAGATCGCGAAAGTAGAAGCATTCTGATTTTTCGTAGACTTACCGAAAAAGCAGTCAGGATTGATTCATGTTTCACAACTTGGTGAACTTGGTAAACCTACAGTTTCAGCTCATTTTAAACCTGGACAATTTGTGAAAGTTATTGCGACAGGTACTGATGATAAAGGAAGATTACAATTAAAGATGGCATCATAA